In the Grimontia kaedaensis genome, one interval contains:
- the ftsW gene encoding cell division protein FtsW → MMSAKWDENRLMRWLSNPAPTALYDRQLVWLSFGLMMVGLIMVSSASIPVSVRLVDEPFYFAMRQGVYLVGALIIAGVAMQIPLSRWQQLSIPLLFISLALLLAVLLVGKSVNGASRWLPMGFFNLQPAEVAKLSLFLFIAGYLVRRHGEVRESVTGFLKPLAVLVVIAGLLLLQPDLGSVVVMFVTTVGMLFIAGAKLWQFGVLLFTGLGLVGLLIIAEPYRVARVTSFLDPWQDPFGSGYQLTQSLMAFGRGSWWGQGLGNSIQKLEYLPEAHTDFVIAVLAEELGLIGVTVVLLMVFSLVFRALFIGKRCLEANQLFGGFLAFGIGIWFAFQALVNVGAAAGIMPTKGLTLPLVSYGGSSLFIMSTAVALLLRIDHEYRLETAQAHQRIVSHEKRKRTKA, encoded by the coding sequence ATGATGAGTGCGAAGTGGGACGAGAACCGTTTGATGCGCTGGCTTTCGAATCCAGCGCCAACGGCATTGTATGACCGCCAACTGGTGTGGCTGTCATTCGGCCTGATGATGGTTGGTCTCATCATGGTGTCCTCTGCTTCCATTCCTGTTTCTGTCCGTCTGGTTGATGAGCCGTTTTATTTCGCCATGCGTCAGGGCGTCTATCTGGTAGGAGCACTTATCATTGCCGGCGTGGCCATGCAGATACCTTTGTCTCGTTGGCAACAACTCAGCATTCCTCTGCTTTTTATCTCGCTCGCACTTTTGCTGGCGGTTCTGTTGGTCGGTAAATCGGTAAACGGTGCATCCCGTTGGCTGCCTATGGGCTTTTTTAACCTGCAGCCAGCAGAAGTGGCCAAATTATCACTCTTCCTGTTTATTGCTGGCTACCTAGTGCGTCGCCATGGTGAGGTTAGAGAAAGCGTCACTGGCTTTTTAAAGCCATTGGCTGTGCTGGTGGTGATTGCAGGTCTTTTGCTGCTTCAGCCTGACCTTGGTTCTGTTGTCGTCATGTTTGTTACGACGGTAGGCATGCTGTTTATTGCCGGCGCCAAGCTATGGCAGTTCGGTGTCTTGCTGTTTACCGGTCTTGGGCTGGTGGGTCTTTTGATCATTGCTGAGCCCTACCGTGTCGCTCGTGTCACCTCCTTTCTGGATCCTTGGCAAGACCCGTTTGGTAGCGGCTATCAGCTGACGCAGTCTTTGATGGCCTTTGGCCGTGGCAGCTGGTGGGGACAAGGACTCGGTAATTCTATCCAGAAGCTTGAATACCTACCGGAAGCCCATACGGACTTTGTTATTGCGGTGCTGGCAGAAGAGCTTGGACTGATTGGCGTTACTGTCGTTTTGCTGATGGTATTCTCATTGGTTTTCCGTGCCCTCTTTATCGGGAAGCGTTGCCTTGAAGCGAATCAGTTATTCGGCGGCTTTCTGGCATTTGGTATTGGTATCTGGTTTGCGTTTCAGGCACTGGTGAATGTCGGTGCTGCGGCAGGTATTATGCCGACAAAAGGTTTGACGTTGCCGCTGGTCAGTTATGGCGGTTCCAGTTTATTTATTATGTCGACGGCGGTGGCGCTACTTCTTCGCATTGACCACGAATACCGTTTGGAAACGGCGCAGGCGCACCAACGAATTGTCTCTCATGAAAAACGAAAACGAACAAAAGCATAA
- the murC gene encoding UDP-N-acetylmuramate--L-alanine ligase yields the protein MGKFDSHQLEKIRIMVPEMRRVKRIHFVGIGGAGMCGIAEVLVNEGYEITGSDLSENAVTQRLESKGAKVFFGHAESNVDGASVVVVSTAIRQDNPELVAAKAARIPVVRRAEMLAELMRYRHGIAVAGTHGKTTTTALTTLIYQEAGLDPTFVNGGLVKSAGTNARLGCSRYLIAEADESDASFLHLQPMVAIVTNIEADHMDTYGGNFDNLKQTFIDFLHKLPFYGQAVMCVDDPVVRELIPSIGRQVITYGFSEDADVRLKDYRQEGQKGIFTILRAGKPEVHIELNIPGRHNALNAAAAVAVATEDGVEDDAILRALASFEGTGRRFDQLGLFPVEEGHALLVDDYGHHPSEVDVTIQAARAGWEDNRLVMVFQPHRYSRTRDLYDDFANVLEQVDVLLMLDVYSAGEAPIAGADGRSLCRTIRGRGKIDPIFVPDVDALPAALAAVIQPGDLVLTQGAGDIGKVARKLAELKLDKKALSEQV from the coding sequence ATGGGCAAATTTGATAGTCATCAATTAGAAAAAATTCGAATCATGGTGCCGGAAATGCGCCGTGTAAAGCGCATTCACTTTGTGGGTATTGGCGGTGCCGGTATGTGCGGTATTGCGGAAGTGCTGGTCAACGAAGGGTATGAAATTACGGGCTCTGACCTTTCTGAGAATGCAGTGACTCAGCGTTTGGAGAGTAAAGGCGCTAAAGTTTTCTTCGGTCACGCCGAGAGTAATGTCGATGGTGCAAGCGTTGTGGTTGTATCGACTGCAATCCGCCAGGACAATCCAGAGTTAGTTGCAGCGAAAGCCGCACGTATTCCTGTAGTGCGCCGCGCAGAGATGCTGGCCGAACTCATGCGGTATCGTCATGGCATTGCCGTTGCGGGTACGCATGGTAAAACCACCACTACAGCATTGACCACGCTGATTTATCAGGAAGCAGGTCTGGATCCAACGTTTGTGAATGGTGGTCTGGTAAAAAGTGCTGGTACCAATGCACGTTTGGGCTGTAGCCGCTACTTGATTGCGGAAGCCGATGAAAGTGATGCTTCTTTCCTGCATTTGCAGCCAATGGTGGCGATTGTCACCAATATCGAAGCGGACCACATGGATACCTATGGCGGTAACTTCGACAACCTGAAGCAGACCTTCATCGATTTTCTACACAAGCTGCCTTTCTATGGTCAGGCGGTTATGTGTGTTGACGATCCTGTGGTACGTGAGTTGATCCCAAGCATAGGTCGTCAAGTCATCACTTATGGTTTCTCAGAAGATGCTGATGTGCGCCTGAAAGATTACCGTCAGGAAGGTCAGAAAGGTATTTTCACTATTTTGCGCGCCGGTAAACCGGAGGTTCACATCGAACTGAATATTCCGGGCCGACACAATGCATTGAATGCGGCAGCTGCGGTTGCAGTGGCAACGGAAGATGGTGTGGAAGATGACGCTATCTTACGTGCACTGGCGAGCTTTGAGGGCACTGGCCGTCGATTTGACCAACTGGGTCTGTTCCCTGTGGAAGAGGGTCACGCGCTGCTGGTGGACGATTACGGGCATCACCCAAGTGAAGTCGACGTCACCATTCAAGCTGCGCGTGCTGGTTGGGAAGATAACCGCCTAGTCATGGTGTTCCAGCCACACCGTTACAGTCGCACCCGAGATTTGTATGACGATTTCGCCAATGTGCTTGAACAGGTTGACGTATTGCTGATGCTGGATGTGTATTCTGCCGGTGAAGCGCCAATTGCGGGTGCCGATGGGCGAAGTCTTTGTCGCACTATTCGTGGCCGAGGAAAAATCGATCCGATTTTTGTACCGGATGTAGATGCTCTGCCTGCAGCACTGGCTGCGGTAATTCAGCCGGGCGATCTTGTGCTGACACAAGGTGCAGGTGATATTGGTAAGGTGGCTAGAAAACTGGCCGAATTGAAACTGGATAAAAAGGCGTTGAGCGAGCAGGTATAA
- a CDS encoding UDP-N-acetylmuramoyl-tripeptide--D-alanyl-D-alanine ligase, translated as MIPVSLKSLQAVLDADLVGEDVVIDAVSTDTRTLGNGALFVALVGERFDAHDFVKTAHENGASALLVSKPVDVSLPQLIVKDTKLALGQLGAWVKSQCDVKTIALTGSCGKTTVKEMLAAILSPKGQTLYTAGNFNNDIGVPLTLLRLQPSDEYAVMELGANHIGEIAYTTALVKPDLAMVTNLAAAHLEGFGSLDGVAKAKGEIFQGLDDGELAIVNQDSNGGAFWDDVLKSKQVLTMTVTDKPADYRAENIHQVDNGCYAFELVSPQGTYPVTLSLPGEHNVANAILAAIAATKIDSKVTMDDVVRGLASVSPVKGRGAISFPRPGLRLIDDSYNASLAAMKAAVDLLDGFDGDKVIVLADMGEMGEHSESVHGEVAEHLSKASIQTVITYGPASAAISERCGGQHFEDKSALIAHVVELMKTKREVSVLVKGANGMKMSEVVAAIEEAAKC; from the coding sequence ATGATCCCAGTTTCGTTGAAATCACTGCAGGCTGTTTTAGACGCTGATCTGGTCGGCGAAGATGTGGTGATTGATGCCGTTTCCACCGACACGCGAACGCTTGGCAATGGCGCTTTGTTTGTGGCGCTGGTGGGCGAGCGATTCGATGCCCATGATTTTGTAAAAACTGCGCATGAAAATGGCGCGTCAGCGCTTTTGGTTTCCAAACCTGTTGATGTCTCACTACCACAACTGATTGTGAAAGATACCAAGCTGGCTTTGGGGCAACTGGGCGCATGGGTGAAATCTCAATGTGACGTGAAGACGATTGCGCTCACAGGCAGCTGCGGTAAAACCACAGTCAAAGAGATGCTGGCTGCCATTTTGTCTCCAAAAGGTCAGACGCTTTATACCGCCGGCAACTTCAATAACGACATCGGTGTGCCGCTGACCTTGCTTCGCCTGCAACCCTCTGATGAGTACGCGGTGATGGAATTGGGCGCTAACCACATTGGTGAAATTGCCTATACCACGGCTTTGGTTAAGCCGGATCTGGCGATGGTCACTAATCTGGCGGCAGCGCATTTGGAAGGCTTCGGTTCCCTTGATGGCGTAGCGAAAGCCAAAGGCGAAATCTTCCAGGGGCTTGATGATGGCGAGCTTGCCATCGTTAATCAGGACAGCAATGGTGGCGCATTTTGGGATGACGTACTGAAAAGTAAGCAAGTACTTACCATGACAGTGACTGACAAGCCTGCAGACTACCGTGCCGAGAATATTCATCAGGTCGATAACGGCTGTTATGCCTTCGAACTGGTTTCACCGCAAGGCACCTATCCGGTGACACTCAGCCTTCCCGGTGAACATAACGTGGCGAACGCGATTCTTGCTGCCATTGCTGCGACCAAAATCGATAGTAAGGTGACAATGGACGATGTGGTCCGAGGTCTCGCTTCTGTGTCGCCTGTCAAAGGTCGCGGTGCGATAAGCTTCCCGCGCCCCGGTCTTCGCCTGATTGATGATAGTTACAACGCCAGTCTTGCAGCAATGAAAGCGGCGGTGGACTTACTAGATGGCTTCGACGGCGACAAAGTCATCGTCTTGGCTGATATGGGTGAGATGGGCGAACATTCCGAATCGGTGCATGGAGAAGTTGCAGAGCACCTCAGCAAAGCCTCTATCCAAACCGTGATTACTTATGGACCTGCCAGCGCCGCTATCAGCGAACGTTGCGGGGGTCAGCACTTTGAAGATAAAAGCGCATTGATTGCGCATGTAGTAGAACTGATGAAAACAAAACGCGAAGTATCCGTTTTGGTCAAAGGGGCCAACGGAATGAAGATGTCTGAAGTGGTTGCAGCAATAGAGGAGGCAGCCAAATGCTAG
- a CDS encoding cell division protein FtsQ/DivIB — MTNVTVEDIPAQPSMLKEHWGGLVFLVFVILVILWSLLRVIAWMGDEEQLPLSQIVIQGELEHLTPLEVRNAVVQLGGLNSFMIQDVDDIHSAISAIPWVANVAVRKQWPDTIKVNVTEYQPQAVWNGSFLLDVGGDVFGADPAEVKNLGLVSLHGPDGSEKEVLEAWREMRSILAPTQLEIAALALNERRSWRIVTRDGVRIELGRESRNERLKRFVDLLDDFRSTDRAIQYVDLRYDTGAAVGWKAPEADTSDENT, encoded by the coding sequence ATGACAAATGTGACCGTTGAGGACATACCGGCTCAGCCTTCAATGTTAAAAGAACATTGGGGGGGGCTGGTGTTTTTAGTGTTTGTCATTCTGGTAATTCTTTGGTCTCTGCTCCGGGTCATTGCCTGGATGGGTGACGAGGAACAACTGCCGCTATCCCAGATTGTTATACAAGGCGAGCTTGAGCATTTAACACCGTTGGAAGTCCGTAATGCGGTTGTGCAACTGGGTGGTCTGAATAGCTTCATGATCCAGGATGTGGATGACATCCACAGTGCGATTTCTGCAATACCTTGGGTCGCTAATGTCGCAGTACGAAAACAGTGGCCTGATACGATCAAAGTCAATGTGACTGAATACCAGCCTCAGGCAGTCTGGAATGGATCGTTTCTTTTGGATGTTGGCGGGGACGTGTTTGGCGCGGATCCTGCTGAGGTGAAAAATTTGGGTCTGGTTTCACTCCATGGCCCGGATGGCAGTGAAAAAGAAGTGCTGGAAGCGTGGCGAGAAATGCGCAGTATTCTGGCACCAACACAATTAGAAATTGCTGCCTTGGCGCTCAACGAGCGTCGCTCGTGGCGAATTGTCACCCGTGATGGCGTGAGAATTGAATTAGGGCGTGAGTCCCGCAACGAGAGATTGAAACGCTTTGTCGATTTACTTGACGACTTCAGGTCAACTGACAGGGCGATTCAATATGTAGACTTGCGCTATGACACTGGTGCTGCGGTGGGGTGGAAAGCCCCCGAAGCGGACACCAGTGACGAAAATACCTGA
- the mraY gene encoding phospho-N-acetylmuramoyl-pentapeptide-transferase: MLDWLSDILTQHIPFFRLFDYLTFRAILSVLTALTLSLWMGPRLIARLQMLQIGQVVRNEGPESHFSKRGTPTMGGIMILTAITVTVLLWADLSNPYVWAVLFVTLGYGAVGFVDDYRKVVRKNTDGLIARWKYFWQSAIALVVAFALYIHGKDTAATQLVVPFFKDVMPQLGLFYIVFTYFVIVGSSNAVNLTDGLDGLAIMPTVMVASGFAFIAWATGNVNFAEYLHIPYIKDADELVIVCAAIVGAGLGFLWFNTYPAQVFMGDVGSLALGGALGTIAVLVRQEFLLVIMGGVFVMETLSVILQVGSYKLRGQRIFRMAPIHHHYELKGWPEPRVIVRFWIITLMLVLAGLATLKVR, translated from the coding sequence ATGCTAGATTGGCTATCAGATATCCTAACCCAACACATTCCGTTTTTCCGACTGTTTGATTACCTGACATTCCGCGCCATCCTCAGCGTGTTGACCGCTTTGACGCTGTCACTCTGGATGGGCCCGCGCTTGATTGCCCGCTTGCAGATGCTGCAAATCGGTCAGGTAGTGCGTAACGAAGGTCCGGAATCTCACTTCAGCAAACGTGGTACGCCAACGATGGGCGGCATCATGATCCTAACGGCGATTACGGTCACCGTGCTGCTGTGGGCTGACTTATCCAACCCTTACGTCTGGGCGGTATTGTTCGTGACTCTGGGTTACGGTGCCGTTGGCTTTGTCGATGACTACCGTAAAGTGGTACGCAAGAACACAGACGGCCTGATTGCCCGCTGGAAGTATTTCTGGCAGTCCGCCATTGCGCTGGTTGTGGCCTTCGCGCTCTATATTCACGGTAAAGATACTGCTGCGACCCAACTTGTGGTGCCTTTCTTCAAAGACGTGATGCCGCAGCTTGGCCTGTTTTACATCGTCTTCACCTATTTCGTGATTGTTGGCTCAAGTAACGCTGTGAACCTTACTGACGGTCTTGATGGCTTGGCCATCATGCCAACCGTGATGGTGGCCAGTGGTTTTGCCTTTATTGCCTGGGCGACAGGTAACGTGAACTTTGCTGAATACCTGCACATCCCCTATATCAAAGATGCCGATGAATTGGTGATTGTCTGTGCGGCGATTGTCGGCGCAGGTCTGGGCTTCTTGTGGTTTAACACCTATCCGGCCCAAGTATTTATGGGGGATGTGGGCTCACTGGCACTGGGTGGTGCACTGGGCACGATTGCCGTGCTGGTGCGTCAGGAGTTCCTGTTGGTGATCATGGGCGGTGTGTTCGTGATGGAAACCTTGTCAGTGATCCTGCAAGTGGGCTCTTACAAACTGCGCGGTCAGCGCATTTTCCGCATGGCGCCTATCCACCACCACTACGAATTGAAAGGCTGGCCAGAGCCGCGCGTGATTGTACGATTCTGGATTATTACCCTGATGCTGGTTCTTGCAGGACTGGCAACATTGAAGGTGCGCTAA
- the murG gene encoding undecaprenyldiphospho-muramoylpentapeptide beta-N-acetylglucosaminyltransferase, with protein sequence MKNENEQKHKRLLVMAGGTGGHVFPGLAVAKELQEQGWKIRWLGTADRMEADLVPKHGIEIDFIEVKGLRGSGFALKLLAPWMVLNAVVQAKRHIKNWQPDAVLGMGGYVSGPGGLAAWLSGIPVVLHEQNAVAGLTNQWLAKIAKRVLQAFPGAFADKEVVGNPVRKDVCALPEHKVYVDGTPLKVLVMGGSQGARILNHTVPEAMAKLNREVVIRHQAGKGNQADTAERFQKAGVANAEVTEFIDDVAEAYDWADVLICRSGALTVSEVSAAGLPSIFVPFQHKDRQQALNAEHLVESGAALMIEQPDLSADALAAALEDKDSSSLMAMSKAAKAAAITNAAERVASVIKDVAK encoded by the coding sequence ATGAAAAACGAAAACGAACAAAAGCATAAACGATTATTGGTGATGGCCGGTGGAACCGGCGGTCACGTTTTCCCGGGACTTGCGGTAGCGAAAGAGTTGCAGGAACAAGGTTGGAAAATTCGCTGGCTGGGAACGGCAGACAGGATGGAAGCGGATTTGGTGCCAAAACATGGCATTGAGATCGACTTTATTGAAGTAAAAGGGCTGCGTGGTTCGGGCTTTGCGCTTAAACTTCTCGCCCCTTGGATGGTACTTAATGCTGTTGTTCAGGCAAAGCGCCATATCAAAAACTGGCAACCGGATGCTGTGCTGGGCATGGGCGGGTATGTGAGTGGACCAGGTGGTTTGGCTGCATGGTTAAGTGGCATTCCTGTTGTCCTCCACGAGCAAAATGCCGTCGCAGGGTTAACCAACCAATGGTTGGCAAAGATCGCCAAGCGTGTGTTGCAGGCTTTTCCTGGTGCGTTTGCTGATAAAGAAGTCGTTGGCAATCCGGTAAGAAAGGATGTTTGCGCCTTGCCAGAACATAAGGTTTATGTAGATGGCACACCGCTGAAAGTACTGGTGATGGGAGGCAGCCAGGGGGCTCGAATCTTAAACCACACAGTGCCGGAAGCGATGGCGAAGTTGAACCGTGAAGTGGTGATTCGTCATCAGGCGGGTAAAGGCAATCAGGCAGACACGGCAGAGCGCTTCCAGAAAGCGGGTGTGGCGAATGCTGAAGTCACCGAGTTTATTGATGATGTCGCGGAAGCCTACGATTGGGCAGACGTCCTGATTTGCCGCTCTGGTGCTTTGACGGTATCAGAAGTATCTGCAGCAGGCCTGCCTTCGATCTTTGTGCCTTTCCAGCACAAAGATCGCCAGCAGGCACTGAATGCTGAGCACCTCGTCGAGAGTGGCGCGGCCCTAATGATAGAACAACCGGATTTGAGTGCTGACGCTTTGGCGGCAGCACTGGAAGATAAAGATTCATCGTCATTGATGGCGATGTCGAAGGCTGCTAAAGCCGCAGCAATTACTAATGCTGCAGAGCGTGTAGCCAGTGTCATCAAAGACGTAGCGAAGTAG
- the murD gene encoding UDP-N-acetylmuramoyl-L-alanine--D-glutamate ligase, translating to MKTDAAKNIVVIGLGMTGLSVVNHLVRKDDGATVKVIDTRANPPGAEQLPENVALHAGGWNTDWLLSADQIVASPGIALATPELQDAAAKGIEIVGDIELFARDVKAPVIGITGSNGKSTVTSLFGEMAKAAGINVGVGGNIGFAALDMLANEHALYVLELSSFQLETTYSLNLDAAVFLNLSEDHMDRYEGMDDYRDAKLRIFDQTKLSVWNQDDLQTKNTQKQGGNVPAISFGFTSGEYTLTEKDGAEWLTAEGEPVMAVSDVALVGRHNVANCLAAMALADAVGVSREAQCQAMREYRGLPHRCQQVIEHNGVLWVNDSKATNPASTEAALDGLQLAGRLHLLVGGDGKGADFSSLKPILDKLNVTLYCYGRDGHAFTNLVASPVVIETMQEAMDIAASTANSGDMVLLSPACASFDQFTNFMVRGDSFAAYAKEIAQRSAEESVTE from the coding sequence ATGAAGACAGACGCCGCGAAAAACATTGTGGTGATTGGGCTCGGTATGACCGGGCTCTCTGTCGTTAATCATCTTGTGAGAAAAGATGATGGCGCGACCGTGAAAGTGATTGATACCCGTGCTAACCCGCCGGGCGCAGAGCAGTTACCGGAAAATGTGGCATTGCATGCCGGTGGTTGGAATACGGATTGGCTACTGTCAGCCGACCAGATTGTGGCAAGCCCAGGCATTGCGCTGGCAACGCCAGAGCTTCAGGACGCGGCTGCGAAAGGCATTGAGATTGTCGGTGACATTGAACTCTTCGCCCGTGATGTAAAAGCGCCTGTCATTGGTATTACCGGCTCAAACGGTAAAAGCACCGTGACCAGTCTGTTTGGTGAGATGGCTAAAGCAGCAGGCATCAATGTCGGTGTTGGCGGTAATATTGGCTTTGCAGCTCTGGATATGCTTGCCAATGAGCACGCTCTTTATGTACTGGAGCTATCGAGCTTCCAGCTTGAAACGACCTACTCCCTGAATTTGGACGCGGCAGTGTTTCTCAACCTTTCAGAAGACCATATGGATCGCTACGAAGGGATGGATGACTACCGCGATGCCAAATTGCGCATTTTCGACCAAACCAAACTGTCGGTCTGGAACCAAGACGATCTCCAGACCAAAAATACGCAGAAGCAGGGCGGCAATGTGCCTGCTATCAGTTTCGGCTTCACGTCAGGTGAGTACACACTGACCGAGAAAGACGGCGCAGAGTGGCTGACAGCAGAAGGCGAGCCTGTGATGGCGGTGTCTGATGTCGCGCTGGTGGGTCGTCACAACGTGGCTAACTGTCTGGCGGCGATGGCGCTGGCTGATGCTGTGGGTGTGAGCCGTGAAGCGCAATGTCAGGCAATGCGTGAATACCGAGGTTTACCTCACCGTTGTCAGCAAGTGATCGAACACAACGGCGTGCTTTGGGTGAATGACTCAAAAGCGACTAACCCCGCGAGCACTGAAGCGGCGCTTGATGGCCTGCAATTAGCGGGGCGTTTGCACCTTTTGGTGGGCGGTGATGGCAAAGGCGCAGATTTTTCTTCGCTGAAACCTATCCTCGACAAGCTGAACGTGACTTTGTATTGCTATGGCCGTGATGGTCATGCTTTTACAAATCTGGTTGCGTCGCCTGTGGTGATTGAAACCATGCAGGAAGCCATGGATATCGCGGCATCGACCGCGAACTCTGGCGACATGGTGTTGTTGTCTCCAGCATGCGCGAGCTTCGATCAGTTCACCAACTTTATGGTTCGTGGTGATTCTTTTGCTGCTTACGCAAAAGAAATTGCACAGCGAAGCGCAGAGGAGAGCGTGACGGAATGA
- the ftsA gene encoding cell division protein FtsA, which produces MKQTTDRPLIVGLDIGTSKVSVLVSEILPDGAINVLGVGSTPSQGMDKGGVNDLESVVKSVERAVNDAELMSDCKIRSVYLSLSGKHIHCQTERGMGTISDEEVTQDDVDMVIHTAKSVKISDEQRVLHVIPQEYKIDYQEGIKNPVGLSGVRMEASVHLITCHNDTARNIEKAVERCGLKVDQLIFSGLAASHAVITADERELGVCVVDIGGGTMDIAVWTGGALRHAAVIPYAGNVITSDIAYAFGTPLSDAEKIKVKHGCALSELVNKDAKVNVPSVGGRPSRSLQRQTLAEVIEPRCSELLGLVQQELERVQERLRGQGVKHQLAAGIVLTGGAAQMQGLAECAERVFQNQVRVGLPDGVTGLTDYVNATYHATAVGLLHYGKENLLNESSEPEPKRTVSGMFSKLSGWLKKEF; this is translated from the coding sequence ATGAAACAAACAACTGACAGACCGCTGATTGTTGGATTGGATATCGGAACCTCCAAGGTTTCTGTTCTGGTCAGTGAGATTTTGCCTGACGGTGCGATCAATGTGCTAGGCGTGGGCTCTACGCCTTCACAAGGCATGGATAAAGGCGGTGTCAATGATCTTGAGTCTGTCGTGAAGTCAGTGGAACGCGCGGTTAATGACGCGGAACTGATGTCTGACTGCAAGATTCGCTCCGTCTACCTGTCGCTGTCAGGTAAGCATATTCATTGCCAGACCGAACGCGGTATGGGCACGATTTCCGACGAGGAAGTCACGCAGGATGATGTCGACATGGTCATTCACACGGCGAAGTCGGTGAAGATCAGCGACGAGCAGCGCGTGCTGCACGTTATCCCGCAGGAATATAAAATCGACTATCAGGAAGGGATCAAGAATCCTGTTGGTCTTTCCGGTGTGCGTATGGAAGCCAGCGTGCACCTTATCACTTGCCACAATGATACCGCGCGAAATATCGAAAAAGCGGTGGAACGTTGTGGCCTGAAAGTGGACCAATTAATTTTCTCTGGTTTGGCGGCTAGCCACGCGGTGATCACTGCCGACGAGAGAGAGTTGGGTGTATGCGTCGTCGATATTGGCGGCGGAACCATGGACATTGCAGTATGGACTGGCGGCGCTTTGCGTCATGCAGCCGTTATTCCATACGCAGGAAATGTTATCACCAGCGATATTGCTTATGCCTTCGGTACACCTCTTAGCGACGCTGAGAAAATCAAAGTGAAGCATGGGTGTGCGTTAAGTGAACTGGTGAACAAAGATGCCAAGGTTAATGTGCCAAGCGTTGGAGGGCGTCCCTCACGGAGCCTTCAGCGCCAGACACTGGCCGAAGTCATTGAGCCACGTTGTAGTGAATTGCTGGGGTTGGTGCAGCAAGAACTGGAACGTGTGCAGGAACGTCTGCGCGGACAAGGTGTAAAACACCAATTGGCGGCAGGTATTGTCCTTACGGGCGGTGCTGCGCAAATGCAGGGACTGGCGGAATGCGCTGAGCGCGTCTTCCAGAACCAGGTACGCGTGGGGCTTCCTGATGGTGTGACAGGGCTAACTGACTATGTCAATGCAACCTATCACGCCACTGCAGTTGGGTTACTGCATTACGGCAAAGAAAACCTATTGAACGAATCGAGCGAGCCGGAGCCTAAAAGAACTGTATCAGGCATGTTCAGTAAACTTAGTGGCTGGCTCAAGAAAGAATTTTAA